A window from Gottschalkiaceae bacterium SANA encodes these proteins:
- a CDS encoding ABC transporter substrate-binding protein: MREMKGDTNRMKSFSKRLSLLLVVLLAVSMLAGCASEPAAAEAGGEPAVEPIVIGYVGALSGETAVWGQAGLNGMELTAKEINDAGGILGRPVEIIGLDGKGDPIDSVNAYKKLVSDGAIAVVGTNFSSCNIPMAAVADQMEVPAIATAASNPLVTVDENGNLHPYSFRIGFIDPFQGKVLAAFAMDELQAKNAAVIMDLNSDYSAGVTEFFVEGFEAKGGEVLTIVEAQSGQNDFRAQLSKIAPLNPDVILVPWIYKDVALIANQARELGIDAIFLGADGWDSKELITMAGPALEGCYYTSQPSFANPVTKPYYDAYVEMYDGLVPETEALFGHDGLYWIKDAIERAGEVDIAKLRDELENTTGFAGLLGELTVDPATHNPDKSVSVYEIKDNTQTFVGDFRP; encoded by the coding sequence ATGAGGGAAATGAAGGGGGACACAAACAGAATGAAATCATTCTCAAAACGACTCAGTTTACTACTCGTTGTACTTCTCGCAGTATCCATGCTAGCAGGTTGTGCTAGTGAGCCAGCAGCAGCAGAAGCTGGTGGAGAGCCAGCAGTTGAGCCAATTGTCATTGGTTATGTTGGAGCATTGTCCGGTGAAACCGCAGTTTGGGGTCAAGCAGGATTGAATGGTATGGAATTGACAGCCAAAGAAATCAATGATGCAGGCGGCATCCTAGGACGCCCAGTTGAAATTATTGGTCTTGACGGCAAAGGTGATCCAATTGACTCGGTAAACGCATATAAGAAACTCGTTTCTGACGGCGCAATCGCAGTAGTTGGAACTAACTTCTCAAGCTGTAATATTCCAATGGCAGCCGTAGCCGATCAAATGGAAGTTCCTGCGATCGCAACTGCAGCATCAAACCCATTGGTAACAGTTGATGAAAACGGAAATCTTCATCCATATTCTTTCCGAATTGGATTTATTGATCCGTTCCAAGGCAAAGTTTTGGCAGCATTCGCTATGGATGAACTTCAAGCGAAAAATGCAGCAGTAATCATGGACTTGAACTCTGACTACTCTGCAGGCGTTACTGAATTCTTTGTTGAAGGATTTGAAGCTAAAGGCGGCGAAGTATTAACAATTGTAGAAGCGCAATCAGGTCAAAATGATTTCCGTGCACAATTGTCAAAAATTGCTCCTTTAAATCCAGATGTTATCTTGGTTCCTTGGATTTATAAAGACGTAGCATTGATTGCAAATCAAGCACGTGAATTGGGAATCGATGCAATCTTCTTGGGCGCTGACGGCTGGGACTCAAAAGAGTTGATCACAATGGCTGGTCCAGCACTAGAAGGATGTTATTACACATCTCAACCATCATTTGCAAACCCTGTAACAAAGCCTTACTATGACGCATATGTTGAAATGTATGACGGACTTGTTCCTGAAACAGAAGCATTATTCGGACATGACGGCTTGTACTGGATTAAAGACGCGATTGAGCGTGCGGGTGAAGTTGATATCGCTAAATTGCGAGACGAGTTGGAAAACACAACAGGATTTGCCGGTCTTTTGGGTGAATTAACTGTTGATCCAGCGACACATAACCCAGACAAATCTGTAAGTGTATATGAAATCAAAGATAACACACAGACATTTGTAGGCGACTTTAGACCATAA
- a CDS encoding branched-chain amino acid ABC transporter permease, with amino-acid sequence MSGYVEGVIILVCINVIAVLGVSILTGFTRLFSFGNAGFMAIGAYASAILTTKYGAPFPVVLVAGPCIAAIVALGLGKLTLKLKGDYFLITTLGFGESIRLLFLFAEPITGGARGLSGIPPKTTMFIAVGMTVLAFLGAWNFLRSKYGRNLMAIREQEIAAEAVGIDTAKFKEYSFMISAFYAGMAGALLAHYYMFISPIMFNLPKSAELTITVVIGGLGSLSGSVLATILLTVLPEIFRSAAEYRMLLYGLAVVIIIVLKPSGLMGYREFSLRPIFTLYERIFKKNSNPTKGDGK; translated from the coding sequence ATGTCTGGATATGTAGAAGGCGTTATTATTCTGGTCTGCATCAACGTGATCGCGGTACTTGGAGTTTCCATTTTGACAGGATTTACACGCTTGTTCTCTTTTGGAAACGCAGGGTTTATGGCGATCGGTGCATATGCATCGGCAATATTAACGACAAAATATGGGGCACCTTTTCCCGTTGTATTGGTTGCAGGACCATGCATCGCGGCAATTGTTGCACTTGGTTTAGGAAAATTAACACTAAAATTAAAAGGTGACTACTTTTTAATTACAACTTTAGGATTCGGCGAATCCATTCGACTATTATTTCTCTTTGCAGAACCGATTACCGGTGGTGCTCGAGGTTTGTCAGGAATTCCGCCAAAAACAACCATGTTTATTGCGGTTGGGATGACCGTTCTGGCCTTTCTAGGCGCATGGAACTTTCTTCGATCGAAGTATGGACGCAACTTGATGGCCATCCGCGAGCAGGAAATTGCCGCAGAAGCCGTAGGAATTGACACCGCGAAATTTAAGGAATATTCCTTTATGATTTCCGCTTTTTACGCGGGTATGGCGGGCGCACTCTTGGCTCACTATTATATGTTTATTTCACCCATTATGTTCAACCTGCCAAAATCGGCTGAATTGACCATTACCGTGGTTATCGGAGGCTTGGGTTCTTTATCCGGGTCTGTATTGGCAACGATTCTTTTGACGGTTCTTCCGGAAATATTCCGGTCGGCTGCCGAATATCGCATGCTTTTGTACGGTCTAGCCGTTGTAATTATTATCGTATTAAAGCCAAGTGGCTTGATGGGATATCGAGAATTTTCTCTTCGACCGATCTTTACGCTCTACGAGCGAATCTTTAAAAAGAATTCAAACCCAACGAAAGGTGATGGAAAATGA
- a CDS encoding sugar-binding transcriptional regulator, with the protein MYERLLAKVAHYYYIKEMSQRDIAAVLSLSYAKVSRMLVEAKRLGMVQVSIKYPLDTDQFLEDEFEKIFGLREVIIVKTSPGNRMELIGQAGANYLQRVSTSKDVIGISWGNTVYHVVNQLPTLQKKDIKVVQMLGSLSGGGQNIRAIELAKRLSQIYNTEPNILYCPAVVVNKSVKKGLIEDTSIKQVMDLWNQISIAIVGIGSVSMESPLFRDYHLNTEWCDYLSGRDAVGDICMRFFDESGEPCADKLDDVLMGIEFSQLKNVNTVVCAAGGLEKVKAIVGALRSGIPDILISDYETANEILRLVKNGQI; encoded by the coding sequence ATGTATGAACGATTATTAGCGAAAGTTGCCCACTATTACTATATTAAAGAGATGTCACAGCGGGATATTGCGGCAGTCCTTTCCTTATCCTATGCAAAAGTAAGTCGCATGTTAGTTGAAGCCAAAAGACTAGGCATGGTACAAGTGAGTATTAAATATCCTCTTGATACGGATCAGTTTCTTGAAGATGAGTTTGAAAAAATTTTTGGGTTAAGAGAAGTTATTATTGTTAAAACATCCCCGGGAAACCGAATGGAGTTGATCGGACAAGCTGGAGCGAATTATCTTCAACGGGTTTCCACTTCAAAGGATGTAATTGGAATTTCCTGGGGAAATACGGTTTATCATGTTGTTAATCAATTACCAACGTTGCAAAAGAAAGATATTAAAGTTGTTCAAATGCTAGGCTCGTTGAGTGGCGGTGGTCAAAACATACGGGCAATTGAGTTGGCAAAGAGATTGAGTCAAATATATAACACGGAACCTAATATTCTCTACTGCCCAGCTGTCGTTGTCAATAAGTCGGTAAAAAAAGGCTTAATCGAAGATACTTCGATTAAGCAGGTGATGGATTTATGGAATCAAATTTCGATTGCTATAGTGGGGATTGGAAGTGTATCGATGGAGTCACCCTTATTTCGAGATTATCACTTGAATACAGAGTGGTGTGATTATTTAAGCGGTAGGGATGCTGTTGGAGACATTTGTATGAGATTCTTTGACGAGAGTGGGGAACCTTGTGCGGATAAATTGGATGATGTTTTAATGGGGATTGAGTTCTCACAACTTAAAAATGTAAACACGGTTGTATGTGCTGCAGGTGGATTAGAGAAGGTGAAGGCGATTGTTGGTGCCTTAAGAAGCGGTATTCCCGATATTTTAATTTCTGATTACGAAACAGCCAATGAAATACTCAGATTAGTGAAGAATGGACAAATATAA
- a CDS encoding branched-chain amino acid ABC transporter permease, producing MLGAYIAILSVTSLQMPFIFAVILAIVGAGLISVFNEKIAYKRIRDNNSPTMFLMIAAMGLSTTFQNMAIVVFGPKFKMFPQVLPVGAVKIGSLSVGLLDLVSLAIAIIVIIGLEYLITKTKFGLAVKAASSNMGTASLLGINVDKYIMLVFFLAGSLAGISGILYGMKYTVYPQLGNVALKAFIASVFGGLGSVQGAIIGAMGIGVLETLVSAYIHSGLRDLITFILLIAILLVRPTGLMGKDIQDKA from the coding sequence ATGTTAGGAGCTTATATCGCCATCCTATCCGTGACATCCTTGCAGATGCCCTTTATTTTTGCCGTAATTCTGGCAATTGTCGGCGCTGGCTTAATCAGTGTATTTAATGAAAAAATTGCATATAAACGCATTCGTGATAATAATTCACCTACGATGTTTCTCATGATTGCAGCTATGGGTCTTTCTACAACCTTCCAAAACATGGCGATCGTTGTATTTGGACCAAAATTCAAGATGTTCCCGCAGGTATTGCCTGTTGGGGCAGTCAAGATCGGAAGCTTGTCAGTCGGGCTTTTAGACTTGGTGTCTCTTGCGATTGCTATTATTGTCATCATTGGTCTCGAGTATTTGATTACCAAAACGAAATTTGGTTTGGCGGTCAAGGCTGCTTCTTCTAATATGGGAACGGCATCACTTTTGGGCATCAACGTTGATAAGTACATTATGTTGGTATTCTTTTTAGCCGGTTCATTAGCTGGTATTTCGGGAATATTGTATGGAATGAAATATACGGTTTATCCGCAGTTGGGCAACGTCGCCTTAAAAGCCTTTATCGCTTCGGTATTCGGAGGATTGGGATCCGTTCAAGGAGCCATCATTGGCGCCATGGGCATTGGGGTTTTGGAGACTTTGGTTTCTGCTTATATTCATTCTGGTTTACGAGATTTAATTACATTTATTTTACTGATCGCGATCTTGCTTGTTCGACCAACGGGTCTGATGGGCAAAGACATTCAAGATAAAGCCTAA
- a CDS encoding zinc-binding dehydrogenase, whose protein sequence is MKALVKESLEKGNFFLREIEIPKIEKDQIRIKVTRAGICQTDVVYINQGGFALKPPVVLGHEIAGIIDEVGQDVEGFEVGQRVITQTTYHVCGNCQFCKKGLYNHCAERKGLGSAQNGGFAEYVVAWGKSVMAIPEELTFEQAACVEPLACGVHALAERCPVYVNEVVVVMGPGTIGLGVAQVAKAQGGTVVLAGLTSDKLRMDAALKMGIDRVVDIQNEDLEAIVKEMTEGFGADVVVEATGNVHAVDMAMRVVRRRGRFVPMGVFTTPIETDFHNIKKKELDVFGSHGQVPTAWETTLKMLQSGKLNTDLIVTHVVPMSEWEKAFQIVENKVGIKVLLDPTK, encoded by the coding sequence ATGAAAGCATTAGTAAAAGAAAGTTTAGAAAAAGGAAATTTTTTCCTTAGAGAGATAGAAATTCCGAAAATAGAGAAAGATCAGATTCGAATCAAGGTGACACGTGCCGGTATATGTCAGACGGATGTTGTATATATTAACCAAGGTGGATTCGCATTAAAGCCCCCTGTTGTTTTGGGTCATGAAATTGCTGGTATTATCGATGAAGTTGGTCAAGATGTAGAGGGATTTGAGGTTGGGCAACGTGTTATTACGCAGACAACCTATCATGTATGTGGGAATTGTCAATTTTGCAAGAAAGGCTTATATAATCATTGTGCCGAGCGAAAAGGATTGGGTTCTGCTCAAAATGGCGGATTTGCCGAGTATGTAGTCGCATGGGGGAAAAGTGTTATGGCGATTCCAGAAGAATTGACATTTGAACAAGCTGCGTGTGTTGAGCCCTTGGCTTGTGGTGTGCATGCATTGGCGGAACGTTGTCCAGTATATGTTAACGAGGTAGTCGTTGTCATGGGTCCGGGTACGATTGGTTTGGGTGTAGCGCAAGTGGCAAAAGCACAGGGCGGCACTGTCGTGCTGGCTGGATTGACTTCGGATAAATTGAGAATGGACGCAGCATTGAAAATGGGTATTGATCGAGTGGTAGATATTCAAAATGAGGATCTTGAAGCAATCGTGAAAGAAATGACGGAAGGATTCGGAGCAGATGTAGTTGTTGAAGCAACTGGAAATGTTCATGCGGTTGACATGGCAATGAGAGTGGTTCGAAGACGTGGCCGGTTTGTACCGATGGGTGTATTCACAACGCCGATTGAAACGGATTTTCATAATATCAAGAAGAAGGAATTAGATGTGTTCGGATCTCATGGACAAGTACCGACTGCGTGGGAAACGACTTTGAAGATGCTTCAAAGTGGAAAATTAAATACGGATTTAATTGTTACGCATGTAGTGCCGATGAGTGAATGGGAAAAGGCATTTCAGATCGTTGAGAACAAGGTTGGTATTAAGGTCCTATTGGATCCAACAAAGTAG
- a CDS encoding PTS sugar transporter subunit IIA, whose amino-acid sequence MEIKKALIMNNFSAAGKEDVLRALASKMVQAGYVKDSFEEAIVCREEKFATGLQFKTLGIAIPHTDPEHVLEPAVSVTRLEKSIEFEHMGLGGIVKVELIFMLALKDATGHIQGLKKLADLFQDEQVVNEFRAAKSDDDLVEIVGKWFSLS is encoded by the coding sequence ATGGAAATAAAAAAAGCCTTGATTATGAATAACTTTAGCGCAGCAGGCAAGGAGGACGTATTAAGAGCACTTGCTAGTAAGATGGTTCAAGCAGGATATGTAAAAGATTCGTTTGAAGAAGCGATTGTATGTCGGGAAGAGAAGTTTGCAACAGGACTTCAATTTAAAACGCTTGGCATTGCAATTCCCCATACTGACCCTGAACATGTCCTTGAACCAGCGGTGAGTGTGACTCGCTTGGAAAAGTCAATTGAATTTGAACATATGGGACTAGGTGGAATCGTTAAGGTTGAACTTATCTTTATGTTAGCTTTGAAAGATGCGACTGGTCATATACAGGGACTGAAAAAATTGGCAGACCTATTTCAAGATGAGCAGGTTGTAAATGAATTTAGAGCGGCAAAAAGTGATGATGACTTGGTGGAGATTGTAGGTAAATGGTTTTCGCTTTCTTAA
- a CDS encoding PTS sugar transporter subunit IIB — MEYKVLSVCGSGIATSTLVAERIKEGLRERGIENLNICECNVNEANSKIQSFAPDLVVATTSLESVNLNGIPGFSGIPILLNQNKEDLLDKMYACLTGKDK; from the coding sequence ATGGAATACAAAGTACTGTCAGTTTGCGGTAGTGGAATAGCGACTTCCACTTTAGTTGCAGAGCGAATTAAAGAGGGTTTAAGAGAACGGGGAATTGAAAATTTGAATATATGTGAGTGTAATGTCAATGAGGCGAATAGTAAGATTCAGAGTTTTGCTCCGGATCTTGTAGTTGCAACAACGTCTTTAGAAAGTGTGAATTTGAACGGAATTCCTGGTTTTAGTGGAATTCCAATTCTTTTGAATCAAAATAAAGAAGACCTTCTGGATAAAATGTATGCGTGTTTAACGGGAAAAGACAAGTAA
- a CDS encoding sugar-binding transcriptional regulator — MTHERLLAKIAHNYYIDEMTQTEIARNLSLSSAKVSRMLAEAKRMGMVQVNIKYPVDTNQRLESEMEKKFKLREAIIVRSSVENRLRAMGQAGADALQRIATPKDVIGISWGSSLLHVVNQLPSGQKEGVEIVQLVGGLNGGGQNIQAVELAKRLGQIYNSDPSILYCPAVVANPMVKAGLMEDESITHVMKLWNEVTISLIGIGSMSRESVLFKEHHLSEQWFKYLQEKGAVGDMCMRFFDKGGQAFSSDLDDVLMGVDLPSMSNMKTVICVAGGVEKAKAIAGALHTGIPDILVTDLETAREVLSFA; from the coding sequence ATGACACATGAGCGTCTGTTGGCGAAAATTGCACACAATTACTATATTGATGAAATGACACAAACTGAAATTGCTAGAAATCTATCGTTGTCTTCAGCAAAGGTCAGCCGAATGTTGGCAGAAGCGAAACGAATGGGCATGGTGCAGGTTAACATCAAGTATCCCGTGGATACTAATCAACGGCTTGAATCCGAAATGGAGAAAAAGTTTAAGTTGAGGGAGGCCATTATCGTTCGGTCTTCGGTTGAAAATCGTTTGCGCGCGATGGGTCAAGCTGGAGCCGACGCATTACAGCGGATTGCGACGCCGAAAGATGTAATTGGGATTTCGTGGGGAAGTAGTTTACTACATGTTGTCAATCAATTGCCATCCGGGCAAAAAGAGGGTGTGGAGATTGTTCAACTCGTTGGCGGACTAAATGGCGGCGGACAGAATATCCAAGCGGTAGAATTGGCGAAACGGTTGGGACAAATCTACAATTCAGATCCGAGCATCTTGTATTGTCCAGCGGTGGTAGCCAATCCGATGGTGAAAGCGGGTTTAATGGAAGACGAATCCATCACCCATGTTATGAAGCTTTGGAATGAAGTAACGATCTCCTTGATTGGGATTGGATCTATGTCGAGGGAATCGGTACTATTTAAAGAACACCATTTAAGTGAGCAGTGGTTTAAGTACTTACAGGAAAAAGGAGCCGTAGGAGATATGTGTATGCGGTTTTTCGATAAAGGTGGTCAGGCCTTTTCATCCGATTTGGATGATGTATTGATGGGTGTGGATCTGCCGAGTATGAGTAACATGAAGACAGTAATTTGTGTAGCCGGTGGAGTAGAAAAGGCGAAAGCCATTGCAGGAGCTCTTCATACGGGGATACCGGATATTCTGGTAACAGATTTGGAAACAGCTAGAGAGGTGCTTTCCTTTGCATAA
- a CDS encoding ABC transporter ATP-binding protein, producing the protein MKPILTITNLHKHFGGVKAINDFSVTLEKGKIYGLIGPNGAGKTTIFNTITGIYDPTMGDIALNGESIVGKAPYEISNLGIARTFQNIRLFGNLSVLDNVIIACHVDAKYGIFEAMTKFGRFKKDEEDIKEKCLKLLQIVGLEDMKDDTAGALPYGHQRKLEIARALATNPHLLLLDEPAAGMNEKESEELVRFIQNIHENFDLTILLIEHHMDFVMSLCDEIAVLNFGSTICMGSPDEVKCNPAVIEAYLGGEDDA; encoded by the coding sequence ATGAAGCCGATCTTAACGATTACAAACCTACATAAACATTTCGGTGGCGTTAAGGCGATCAACGATTTCTCCGTAACCTTGGAAAAGGGCAAAATTTATGGATTGATCGGACCGAATGGAGCTGGAAAAACAACGATTTTTAACACAATCACAGGAATTTATGATCCAACTATGGGAGATATTGCTTTAAATGGGGAAAGCATTGTTGGTAAGGCACCCTATGAGATTTCCAATTTAGGAATCGCAAGAACCTTCCAAAACATCCGATTGTTTGGCAATTTAAGCGTTCTAGACAACGTTATAATCGCCTGTCATGTGGATGCGAAATATGGTATTTTTGAAGCCATGACAAAATTTGGCCGTTTTAAGAAAGACGAAGAAGATATCAAGGAAAAATGTTTGAAGCTTTTGCAAATCGTTGGACTGGAAGACATGAAAGACGATACTGCAGGCGCATTGCCTTATGGTCATCAAAGAAAACTAGAGATCGCGCGAGCATTGGCAACAAATCCGCATCTTTTGCTGCTAGATGAGCCAGCTGCGGGCATGAATGAAAAGGAATCGGAAGAATTGGTTCGATTTATTCAAAACATTCATGAAAACTTTGACTTGACCATTCTTTTGATTGAGCATCATATGGATTTCGTTATGAGTCTTTGTGACGAGATTGCGGTATTGAACTTCGGTTCTACCATTTGCATGGGTTCACCTGATGAAGTCAAGTGTAATCCTGCGGTAATTGAAGCCTACCTAGGAGGTGAAGACGATGCTTAA
- a CDS encoding PTS galactitol transporter subunit IIC, whose translation MVFIQTILDLGASVMMPVIITLLGLMLRVPLKKSLRAGLSVGIGFIGIGLVAGLMWTNLGGLVEALSTKWNLALNTVDLGWPVAAGIAFSDGTLVAAMFAILIGVNVLMLFLNLTNTLNVDLWNFWHFILCASIVKIMTGSMILGCIAGAIYGGVVLFLADRPAKQLEKFLGYSGVTITTASFPVMYYLCSLIDKLIDKIPGLNKINFNLKNTNSKYSFFAEPMILGLILGTGLGFLSGYGWDKAIVTGVNMAGIMLILPRMVKILMEGLTPIANGAQEFMNARFPGRQVNIGMDFAIMLGDSEVITTALILTPVTLLIAMVLPGNRLLPFMDLPALPYFITAAVLAAKRNSFRAILISTIMIIAILLIATDMAPLVTEIGKASGLVEPGVQSASSMSMGIELIGWVVTKFFGIFS comes from the coding sequence ATGGTATTTATTCAAACAATTTTAGATTTAGGTGCTTCGGTTATGATGCCGGTTATTATTACATTACTCGGTTTGATGCTACGAGTTCCATTGAAAAAATCACTTCGAGCAGGTTTATCTGTCGGGATTGGCTTTATTGGAATCGGGCTTGTCGCAGGATTGATGTGGACTAATCTGGGTGGTTTGGTAGAAGCATTGTCAACCAAGTGGAACCTGGCATTGAACACTGTGGATCTCGGATGGCCGGTTGCGGCGGGGATTGCATTTAGTGATGGCACTCTGGTTGCAGCGATGTTCGCTATTTTGATCGGTGTCAATGTATTGATGCTATTCTTGAATTTAACCAACACATTGAACGTAGATTTATGGAATTTTTGGCACTTTATTTTATGTGCATCGATTGTTAAAATCATGACGGGAAGCATGATTCTGGGATGTATTGCTGGTGCAATTTACGGGGGTGTTGTTTTGTTTTTGGCAGACAGGCCTGCGAAGCAATTAGAAAAATTTTTGGGATACTCAGGTGTTACGATTACAACTGCCAGTTTTCCGGTTATGTATTACTTATGTTCATTAATCGATAAATTAATTGATAAGATTCCAGGATTGAATAAAATTAATTTCAACTTAAAGAACACAAATTCGAAGTATTCTTTTTTTGCTGAACCGATGATTCTGGGACTTATTCTTGGAACTGGTTTGGGATTCTTGTCAGGATATGGCTGGGATAAAGCAATTGTAACTGGTGTGAACATGGCTGGTATCATGTTGATTTTGCCAAGAATGGTTAAAATTCTTATGGAAGGCTTAACGCCAATTGCAAACGGTGCGCAAGAGTTCATGAATGCACGGTTCCCAGGAAGACAGGTTAATATTGGAATGGACTTTGCAATTATGCTTGGTGACTCGGAGGTTATTACAACTGCGTTGATCTTAACACCGGTAACCTTGTTGATTGCAATGGTTCTTCCGGGCAATCGACTTCTACCATTTATGGATCTGCCGGCGTTACCGTACTTTATTACGGCTGCTGTACTGGCGGCAAAACGGAATTCATTCCGGGCAATCTTGATTTCTACAATTATGATTATTGCAATTTTGCTAATCGCTACGGATATGGCACCGCTTGTAACTGAAATAGGCAAAGCTAGCGGTTTGGTAGAACCAGGTGTTCAATCAGCCTCTTCAATGAGCATGGGAATTGAATTGATTGGATGGGTAGTGACAAAGTTCTTTGGAATTTTTAGTTAA